The proteins below come from a single Malus domestica chromosome 03, GDT2T_hap1 genomic window:
- the LOC139194435 gene encoding protein argonaute 5-like isoform X2: protein MSQRGRGRGRHSEPSYGSDAPPFNGGRGDRGRGWVRNTGAAPSFQSELAPSHGYPGVVAAPTAAQTPSPAPLAQTPVSRGLAPAQSSSSWAQAPLICELAQKLMLTAPPPSSSKPAVCPARPGYGKVGEKVQVRANHFLMEVRERDLHHYDVSITPEVASKKINKDVIKQLVKLYKESHLGKRIPAYDGMKSIYTAGPLPFASKEFVVKLAEREGSAVAAGSFLRDREFKVTLKLASKPDLHQLQQFLRSQQHESPQGVLQVLDVVLRATTSEKYTVVGRSFFDGELGQKGDFVEGLECWRGFYQSLRMTQFGIALNIDVTAKAFYEPILVTEFVKKLLNYRELSRPLPNCDRLKVKKALKGVHVAISYRQNISYKITGVSVEPLSKLAFTLDDKTRTSVVQYYRERYNIVLWDVAMPALQSGSDSNPVYLPMELCSIVARQRYTRKLNERQVTALLRLTCQRPGDRELSINQMVKYNGYNKDELIQREFGMKIKEDMALVNARVLPPPTLKYHDAGREKSENPRMGHWNMINKKMVNGGRVDFWACVNLSRLDPSFNFRFCDDLVNMCNSKGVHFHPQPLIPHQSAHPGQIERVLRDIHKMSRKKLEESGHKGKPLQLLIIILPDVPGSYGMIKRICETELGIVSQCCRPRAASKLRKQYLENLSLKINVGGRNTVLTDAIQRRIPLVSDIPTIIFGADVTHPQSWNCNRPSVAAVVASMDWPEVTKYRGIVSAQAHREEIIQDLYSIKQDPSRGLVAGGMMREHLIAFRQATGLKPERIIYFRDGVCEGQFSQLLLYEMDSIRKACQSLQEGYLPPVTFVVVQRRHHTRLFPTDHRKTDQSGNIQPGTVIDTQICHPTEFDFYLNSHAGIRGTSRPAHYHVLFDENKFTPDALQMLTNNLCYTYARCTRSVSIVPPAYYAHLAAFRGRYYIKGEYSDGGSSTGSTAGGARGAGGVTFRAFSEIKENVKEVMFYC, encoded by the exons ATGTCTCAACGCGGCCGAGGCCGAGGCCGTCATTCCGAACCCTCGTACGGCTCGGACGCCCCGCCTTTTAATGGCGGTAGAGGAGACAGAGGCCGTGGTTGGGTACGAAACACAGGTGCTGCACCGTCGTTTCAGTCCGAATTGGCCCCTAGCCATGGTTATCCTGGAGTCGTTGCCGCTCCGACTGCGGCTCAAACTCCCTCGCCGGCACCGTTGGCTCAAACACCGGTTTCTCGCGGACTGGCGCCCGCTCAGTCGTCTTCCAGCTGGGCGCAGGCCCCTCTCATCTGTGAGTTGGCGCAGAAACTGATGCTGACCGCCCCGCCACCGTCGTCGTCGAAGCCCGCCGTGTGTCCGGCTAGGCCTGGCTACGGGAAGGTCGGCGAGAAGGTCCAAGTCAGGGCCAACCACTTCCTAATGgaggttagagagagagatctcCATCACTACGAT GTGTCGATTACCCCTGAAGTTGCATCGAAAAAGATCAACAAAGATGTCATTAAGCAGCTCGTAAAACTTTACAAGGAGTCCCACCTGGGCAAGAGAATCCCAGCTTATGATGGCATGAAAAGTATTTATACAGCAGGGCCCTTACCATTTGCCTCGAAAGAGTTTGTGGTAAAGTTGGCCGAGAGAGAGGGTTCGGCTGTTGCTGCTGGTTCATTTTT GAGGGACCGAGAGTTCAAGGTCACTCTCAAGTTGGCTAGCAAACCCGACCTGCATCAGCTGCAACAGTTTCTACGAAGCCAACAACATGAGTCGCCTCAAGGCGTACTTCAAGTTCTGGATGTTGTTCTTAGGGCCACAACTTCTGAAAA GTACACTGTTGTTGGGAGGTCTTTTTTCGACGGTGAGCTTgggcagaaaggtgattttgtTGAGGGTCTGGAATGCTGGAGAGGCTTTTACCAGAGTCTAAGGATGACTCAGTTTGGGATTGCACTCAATATAG ATGTCACTGCCAAAGCATTTTATGAACCTATTCTTGTAACTGAGTTTGTGAAAAAACTTTTGAACTACAGAGAACTGTCAAGGCCTTTGCCTAATTGTGATCGTTTGAAG GTGAAAAAGGCCTTAAAGGGGGTCCATGTAGCAATTTCTTATCGTCAGAATATATCTTATAAAATCACCGGGGTCTCAGTGGAACCGTTGAGCAAGTTAGC GTTCACTCTGGACGATAAAACTAGAACTTCAGTAGTACAGTATTATCGTGAGAGGTACAATATTGTGCTATGGGATGTGGCAATGCCTGCGCTTCAATCTGGGAGTGATTCAAACCCTGTTTATTTGCCTATGGAG CTTTGTTCCATTGTTGCTCGGCAGAGGTACACTAGGaagctgaatgagagacaagtaACAGCTCTTCTGAGATTAACTTGTCAACGCCCTGGAGACAGGGAGCTAAGTATAAACCAG ATGGTTAAATACAATGGTTACAATAAGGATGAGCTTATCCAGCGGGAATTTggaatgaaaataaaagaagatatggCTTTAGTTAATGCTCGTGTTCTGCCGCCACCTACG CTGAAATACCATGACGCTGGTCGTGAGAAGTCTGAAAATCCACGAATGGGGCATTGGAATATGATCAACAAG AAAATGGTTAATGGTGGTCGAGTAGATTTCTGGGCATGTGTCAATCTCTCCCGATTGGACCCAAGTTTTAACTTCCGATTTTGTGATGATTTGGTCAACATGTGCAACAGCAAGGGAGTG CATTTCCATCCGCAACCTTTAATTCCTCATCAATCAGCTCATCCTGGGCAAATAGAGAGGGTGCTAAGAGATATCCATAAGATGTCTAGGAAGAAACTTGAAGAAAGTGGACATAAGGGAAAGCCTCTTCAGTTGTTAATTATCATTTTGCCTGATGTCCCTGGATCATATG GTATGATAAAACGAATATGTGAAACTGAGTTAGGAATTGTATCTCAGTGCTGTCGGCCTAGGGCAGCATCAAAGCTCAGAAAACAATACCTAGAAAATTTGTCACTCAAGATAAAT GTTGGTGGAAGGAACACTGTTCTAACAGACGCCATTCAAAGAAGGATTCCTCTGGTTAGTGACATTCCCACAATCATCTTTGGTGCGGATGTTACCCATCCGCAATCATGGAATTGCAACCGTCCGTCAGTTGCAGCT GTGGTGGCGTCCATGGATTGGCCAGAGGTCACTAAGTACCGAGGAATTGTTTCTGCACAGGCTCACCGTGAAGAAATAATCCAAGATCTTTATAGTATTAAACAGGACCCTAGCAGAGGTCTGGTTGCTGGAGGAATGATGAG GGAGCATTTAATAGCATTTCGACAAGCAACTGGCCTAAAACCAGAGAGAATTATCTACTTCAG AGATGGAGTTTGTGAAGGGCAATTTAGTCAACTTCTGCTGTATGAAATGGATTCTATAAGAAAG GCTTGTCAATCGCTTCAGGAGGGATATCTACCACCAGTTACTTTTGTTGTGGTGCAGAGAAGGCATCATACTCGCCTATTCCCTACTGATCATCGGAAGACTGATCAGAGTGGCAATATTCAACCAG GCACTGTCATTGACACCCAGATTTGTCATCCGACGGAGTTTGACTTCTATCTCAACAGTCATGCTGGCATTCGG GGAACTAGTAGGCCTGCACATTACCATGTCTTATTTGATGAGAACAAATTCACCCCTGATGCCTTGCAAATGCTAACGAACAACCTATGCTATAC GTATGCAAGGTGCACTCGTTCAGTTTCCATTG TTCCTCCTGCATACTATGCTCATTTGGCTGCCTTCCGTGGAAGATACTACATTAAGGGCGAGTATTCTGATGGAGGTTCTAGTACCGGATCTACGGCTGGGGGTGCCAGGGGTGCTGGTGGTGTGACGTTCCGTGCCTTTTCAGAGATCAAGGAAAATGTGAAGGAAGTCATGTTCTACTGCTGA
- the LOC139194435 gene encoding protein argonaute 5-like isoform X1, with protein MSQRGRGRGRHSEPSYGSDAPPFNGGRGDRGRGWVRNTGAAPSFQSELAPSHGYPGVVAAPTAAQTPSPAPLAQTPVSRGLAPAQSSSSWAQAPLICELAQKLMLTAPPPSSSKPAVCPARPGYGKVGEKVQVRANHFLMEVRERDLHHYDVSITPEVASKKINKDVIKQLVKLYKESHLGKRIPAYDGMKSIYTAGPLPFASKEFVVKLAEREGSAVAAGSFLRDREFKVTLKLASKPDLHQLQQFLRSQQHESPQGVLQVLDVVLRATTSEKYTVVGRSFFDGELGQKGDFVEGLECWRGFYQSLRMTQFGIALNIDVTAKAFYEPILVTEFVKKLLNYRELSRPLPNCDRLKVKKALKGVHVAISYRQNISYKITGVSVEPLSKLAFTLDDKTRTSVVQYYRERYNIVLWDVAMPALQSGSDSNPVYLPMELCSIVARQRYTRKLNERQVTALLRLTCQRPGDRELSINQMVKYNGYNKDELIQREFGMKIKEDMALVNARVLPPPTLKYHDAGREKSENPRMGHWNMINKKMVNGGRVDFWACVNLSRLDPSFNFRFCDDLVNMCNSKGVHFHPQPLIPHQSAHPGQIERVLRDIHKMSRKKLEESGHKGKPLQLLIIILPDVPGSYGMIKRICETELGIVSQCCRPRAASKLRKQYLENLSLKINVKVGGRNTVLTDAIQRRIPLVSDIPTIIFGADVTHPQSWNCNRPSVAAVVASMDWPEVTKYRGIVSAQAHREEIIQDLYSIKQDPSRGLVAGGMMREHLIAFRQATGLKPERIIYFRDGVCEGQFSQLLLYEMDSIRKACQSLQEGYLPPVTFVVVQRRHHTRLFPTDHRKTDQSGNIQPGTVIDTQICHPTEFDFYLNSHAGIRGTSRPAHYHVLFDENKFTPDALQMLTNNLCYTYARCTRSVSIVPPAYYAHLAAFRGRYYIKGEYSDGGSSTGSTAGGARGAGGVTFRAFSEIKENVKEVMFYC; from the exons ATGTCTCAACGCGGCCGAGGCCGAGGCCGTCATTCCGAACCCTCGTACGGCTCGGACGCCCCGCCTTTTAATGGCGGTAGAGGAGACAGAGGCCGTGGTTGGGTACGAAACACAGGTGCTGCACCGTCGTTTCAGTCCGAATTGGCCCCTAGCCATGGTTATCCTGGAGTCGTTGCCGCTCCGACTGCGGCTCAAACTCCCTCGCCGGCACCGTTGGCTCAAACACCGGTTTCTCGCGGACTGGCGCCCGCTCAGTCGTCTTCCAGCTGGGCGCAGGCCCCTCTCATCTGTGAGTTGGCGCAGAAACTGATGCTGACCGCCCCGCCACCGTCGTCGTCGAAGCCCGCCGTGTGTCCGGCTAGGCCTGGCTACGGGAAGGTCGGCGAGAAGGTCCAAGTCAGGGCCAACCACTTCCTAATGgaggttagagagagagatctcCATCACTACGAT GTGTCGATTACCCCTGAAGTTGCATCGAAAAAGATCAACAAAGATGTCATTAAGCAGCTCGTAAAACTTTACAAGGAGTCCCACCTGGGCAAGAGAATCCCAGCTTATGATGGCATGAAAAGTATTTATACAGCAGGGCCCTTACCATTTGCCTCGAAAGAGTTTGTGGTAAAGTTGGCCGAGAGAGAGGGTTCGGCTGTTGCTGCTGGTTCATTTTT GAGGGACCGAGAGTTCAAGGTCACTCTCAAGTTGGCTAGCAAACCCGACCTGCATCAGCTGCAACAGTTTCTACGAAGCCAACAACATGAGTCGCCTCAAGGCGTACTTCAAGTTCTGGATGTTGTTCTTAGGGCCACAACTTCTGAAAA GTACACTGTTGTTGGGAGGTCTTTTTTCGACGGTGAGCTTgggcagaaaggtgattttgtTGAGGGTCTGGAATGCTGGAGAGGCTTTTACCAGAGTCTAAGGATGACTCAGTTTGGGATTGCACTCAATATAG ATGTCACTGCCAAAGCATTTTATGAACCTATTCTTGTAACTGAGTTTGTGAAAAAACTTTTGAACTACAGAGAACTGTCAAGGCCTTTGCCTAATTGTGATCGTTTGAAG GTGAAAAAGGCCTTAAAGGGGGTCCATGTAGCAATTTCTTATCGTCAGAATATATCTTATAAAATCACCGGGGTCTCAGTGGAACCGTTGAGCAAGTTAGC GTTCACTCTGGACGATAAAACTAGAACTTCAGTAGTACAGTATTATCGTGAGAGGTACAATATTGTGCTATGGGATGTGGCAATGCCTGCGCTTCAATCTGGGAGTGATTCAAACCCTGTTTATTTGCCTATGGAG CTTTGTTCCATTGTTGCTCGGCAGAGGTACACTAGGaagctgaatgagagacaagtaACAGCTCTTCTGAGATTAACTTGTCAACGCCCTGGAGACAGGGAGCTAAGTATAAACCAG ATGGTTAAATACAATGGTTACAATAAGGATGAGCTTATCCAGCGGGAATTTggaatgaaaataaaagaagatatggCTTTAGTTAATGCTCGTGTTCTGCCGCCACCTACG CTGAAATACCATGACGCTGGTCGTGAGAAGTCTGAAAATCCACGAATGGGGCATTGGAATATGATCAACAAG AAAATGGTTAATGGTGGTCGAGTAGATTTCTGGGCATGTGTCAATCTCTCCCGATTGGACCCAAGTTTTAACTTCCGATTTTGTGATGATTTGGTCAACATGTGCAACAGCAAGGGAGTG CATTTCCATCCGCAACCTTTAATTCCTCATCAATCAGCTCATCCTGGGCAAATAGAGAGGGTGCTAAGAGATATCCATAAGATGTCTAGGAAGAAACTTGAAGAAAGTGGACATAAGGGAAAGCCTCTTCAGTTGTTAATTATCATTTTGCCTGATGTCCCTGGATCATATG GTATGATAAAACGAATATGTGAAACTGAGTTAGGAATTGTATCTCAGTGCTGTCGGCCTAGGGCAGCATCAAAGCTCAGAAAACAATACCTAGAAAATTTGTCACTCAAGATAAATGTGAAG GTTGGTGGAAGGAACACTGTTCTAACAGACGCCATTCAAAGAAGGATTCCTCTGGTTAGTGACATTCCCACAATCATCTTTGGTGCGGATGTTACCCATCCGCAATCATGGAATTGCAACCGTCCGTCAGTTGCAGCT GTGGTGGCGTCCATGGATTGGCCAGAGGTCACTAAGTACCGAGGAATTGTTTCTGCACAGGCTCACCGTGAAGAAATAATCCAAGATCTTTATAGTATTAAACAGGACCCTAGCAGAGGTCTGGTTGCTGGAGGAATGATGAG GGAGCATTTAATAGCATTTCGACAAGCAACTGGCCTAAAACCAGAGAGAATTATCTACTTCAG AGATGGAGTTTGTGAAGGGCAATTTAGTCAACTTCTGCTGTATGAAATGGATTCTATAAGAAAG GCTTGTCAATCGCTTCAGGAGGGATATCTACCACCAGTTACTTTTGTTGTGGTGCAGAGAAGGCATCATACTCGCCTATTCCCTACTGATCATCGGAAGACTGATCAGAGTGGCAATATTCAACCAG GCACTGTCATTGACACCCAGATTTGTCATCCGACGGAGTTTGACTTCTATCTCAACAGTCATGCTGGCATTCGG GGAACTAGTAGGCCTGCACATTACCATGTCTTATTTGATGAGAACAAATTCACCCCTGATGCCTTGCAAATGCTAACGAACAACCTATGCTATAC GTATGCAAGGTGCACTCGTTCAGTTTCCATTG TTCCTCCTGCATACTATGCTCATTTGGCTGCCTTCCGTGGAAGATACTACATTAAGGGCGAGTATTCTGATGGAGGTTCTAGTACCGGATCTACGGCTGGGGGTGCCAGGGGTGCTGGTGGTGTGACGTTCCGTGCCTTTTCAGAGATCAAGGAAAATGTGAAGGAAGTCATGTTCTACTGCTGA